From the genome of Gracilibacillus salitolerans, one region includes:
- a CDS encoding PH domain-containing protein codes for MADISHIMEWTFYEEVSVPDNIRELLVDGERAYTAYKTVRDIAVITNKRFIIADRQGITGKKVEIYTIPFKSIDMYSTENGGKLDLNAEIELWTRSGHFKLNLNKKVDIRKLDKIIAEHIL; via the coding sequence ATGGCAGATATAAGTCATATTATGGAATGGACATTTTATGAGGAAGTAAGTGTACCTGATAACATACGAGAACTGCTCGTTGATGGAGAAAGAGCATACACTGCTTATAAAACGGTTCGTGACATTGCAGTGATAACGAATAAGCGATTCATCATTGCGGATCGCCAAGGGATTACTGGTAAAAAAGTGGAAATATATACGATCCCGTTTAAATCAATAGATATGTATTCTACGGAAAATGGTGGTAAGTTAGATTTGAACGCAGAGATTGAATTATGGACCAGATCTGGTCATTTCAAATTAAATCTCAATAAAAAAGTTGACATCCGAAAATTAGACAAAATTATTGCCGAACATATCTTATAG
- a CDS encoding CPBP family intramembrane glutamic endopeptidase gives MKRLMLFVVLACIAMAAIELYIAPNYLVKSICKLFLFLLIPYIYIRFVAHLSFKELFSFKMKYLKLPMILASCLSIIILSTYWIIGGFFDFSNVTVMLEDNMAVDKSNFLFVAIYIALVNSLLEEFFFRGFAFLALLKMTTRRVAYLFSAGIFALYHIAMMTEWFSISLFALILFSLFVAGLLFNKLDEKADSILPSWLVHISANLSINLIGMMLFGII, from the coding sequence ATGAAGCGATTAATGTTATTCGTTGTGCTTGCATGTATTGCGATGGCAGCAATTGAACTGTACATTGCTCCAAACTATCTGGTCAAATCAATATGTAAGTTGTTTCTTTTTTTGTTGATTCCTTATATATATATTCGATTTGTAGCCCATTTATCGTTTAAAGAATTATTCTCATTTAAAATGAAATATTTGAAATTACCGATGATTCTCGCAAGCTGCCTATCCATTATTATTTTATCTACGTATTGGATCATTGGTGGTTTTTTTGACTTTTCCAATGTAACAGTTATGTTGGAAGATAACATGGCTGTTGATAAAAGTAATTTCCTTTTTGTTGCGATCTATATTGCACTCGTTAATTCCTTATTAGAGGAATTTTTCTTTCGAGGTTTTGCTTTTTTAGCTTTATTAAAAATGACAACGAGACGAGTAGCATATCTATTTAGTGCGGGGATCTTCGCTCTTTATCATATTGCGATGATGACAGAATGGTTTTCTATTTCCTTATTTGCCCTCATTCTATTTAGCTTATTTGTGGCTGGTCTCCTATTTAATAAACTGGATGAAAAGGCGGATAGTATACTGCCATCCTGGCTCGTTCACATCAGTGCAAATCTTTCTATTAACTTGATTGGAATGATGTTATTTGGAATCATTTAA
- a CDS encoding histidine kinase N-terminal 7TM domain-containing diguanylate cyclase, whose product MQWFEPYPLYISIMAFFIFFLSIVLLKKPNNLVRILLSVSLILSSLFMISTALELYIDDFNAMQWLRNIQQIALFLCPVFLFGFAREIVEPNVEKNLKYMIYLGVPAVIGVILVFTNPIHHWMRSDVTIHTVWGLTEISITPTPLGIIFIAYLLFLTLLTVFTFIRNMHDLPPHLRNSHLLSSVAILLPLVSLCVLPFLSLKIPGQVALSFSLMSVLLIFILKRYDFNSIWPVSRNKILESLDEGIILFGPKYNLLEINQAGYKLLNKWMPYLHKNLIIGQTVDQLFTDKRILEGVYHHSSTSFEWKVELDDEDIYLQVNIVPIGYYGRDIMLVVLTNITEKKLIENRLYTLAHYDSLTNICNRHSFIEKYNTMLENKKFPISFLLMDIDHFKQFNDQYGHIVGDQVLKEFAISLTDFFMPTKYCSIVGRIGGEEFGVLLRKDAEHAGEQANLFQQKLTEHSIFINGEQQEKITVSIGLTTTDEPISFEKMYKEADKALYQAKRAGRDRVEMINA is encoded by the coding sequence ATGCAATGGTTTGAACCTTATCCACTCTATATTTCAATAATGGCTTTTTTTATATTCTTTTTATCGATTGTACTTTTAAAAAAGCCCAACAATCTTGTACGAATATTATTATCTGTTAGTTTAATCCTTTCAAGCTTATTTATGATCTCTACTGCCTTAGAATTATACATCGATGATTTTAATGCAATGCAATGGTTAAGGAATATCCAGCAAATTGCATTATTTTTATGTCCAGTTTTTCTCTTTGGATTTGCCAGGGAAATAGTTGAACCAAATGTTGAAAAGAATCTAAAGTATATGATTTATTTAGGAGTTCCAGCAGTTATTGGTGTTATTTTAGTTTTTACTAATCCCATTCACCACTGGATGAGATCCGATGTGACAATACATACTGTATGGGGTTTAACCGAAATCAGCATTACACCAACACCATTAGGGATTATTTTTATTGCTTATTTGCTATTTTTAACTCTGTTAACAGTTTTTACTTTTATAAGAAATATGCACGATTTGCCACCACACCTGAGAAATAGTCACCTCTTATCCTCGGTTGCTATTCTACTTCCATTAGTATCTTTATGTGTCTTACCATTTTTGTCTTTGAAAATTCCAGGACAGGTTGCTTTATCATTTTCGTTAATGAGTGTCTTGCTGATTTTTATTTTGAAACGGTATGATTTTAACTCGATCTGGCCTGTGTCCCGTAATAAAATTTTAGAATCACTGGATGAAGGAATTATTTTGTTTGGCCCTAAGTATAATCTTTTGGAAATCAATCAAGCTGGCTATAAGTTGTTGAACAAATGGATGCCGTATCTGCATAAGAATTTGATTATCGGACAGACAGTGGATCAATTATTTACGGATAAAAGGATTTTGGAGGGGGTTTATCACCATTCATCGACATCTTTTGAATGGAAGGTAGAGTTGGACGATGAAGACATTTATCTACAGGTTAATATTGTTCCAATTGGATATTATGGTCGGGATATAATGCTTGTTGTATTAACGAATATAACAGAGAAAAAATTAATAGAAAACCGTTTATATACATTAGCTCATTATGATTCATTGACCAATATATGTAATCGTCACTCTTTTATTGAAAAGTATAATACTATGCTGGAAAATAAGAAATTTCCTATTTCCTTTTTATTAATGGACATCGATCATTTTAAGCAATTTAATGATCAGTATGGGCATATCGTTGGTGATCAGGTGCTAAAAGAATTTGCTATTTCTTTAACTGACTTTTTTATGCCCACGAAATATTGTAGTATTGTTGGTAGGATTGGTGGAGAGGAGTTTGGTGTTTTGTTACGTAAGGATGCTGAACACGCAGGTGAACAAGCAAATCTCTTTCAACAAAAACTGACTGAACATTCTATTTTTATAAACGGGGAGCAACAAGAAAAAATCACTGTCAGTATTGGATTGACTACTACGGATGAGCCAATTAGTTTTGAAAAAATGTACAAAGAAGCAGATAAAGCATTGTACCAGGCAAAAAGAGCCGGGAGAGACCGAGTGGAAATGATTAATGCATAG
- the comER gene encoding late competence protein ComER, with protein sequence MKWGLIGTGNMGAVLVTAFLDSKVIDQESLYISNRTAEKAYAIQQKHPQIHVQENIFELIENVDTIFLCVKPVDMIDVLREIRPILDEKQLLVSITSAMSVEEIESLVDCQVARMVPSITNHALAGVTLLTFGERVDSFRKELFMKRCQQFSEPVEIEENIMRITSDIVSCGPAFFAFLAENYIQDATNQTEITTEQATKLMEKMFIGFGKLLSENHFTLTELIEKVCVKGGITGVGIASLEENMNGLFKELINQTHHKFKEDKEMITNKLNNG encoded by the coding sequence ATGAAATGGGGTTTAATTGGAACCGGTAATATGGGAGCAGTTTTAGTAACTGCCTTTCTTGATTCGAAGGTAATTGATCAGGAAAGTCTTTATATCTCTAATCGTACAGCAGAGAAAGCATATGCAATACAGCAAAAACATCCACAGATTCATGTACAGGAGAATATATTTGAGTTAATCGAAAATGTCGATACGATTTTTTTATGCGTAAAACCAGTTGACATGATAGATGTATTAAGAGAAATTAGACCAATATTGGATGAAAAACAACTATTAGTATCGATAACAAGTGCCATGTCCGTGGAAGAAATTGAATCATTAGTTGATTGCCAGGTGGCACGAATGGTTCCTAGTATTACAAATCATGCTCTAGCAGGTGTAACTCTATTAACGTTCGGTGAAAGAGTTGATTCATTCAGAAAAGAATTATTTATGAAAAGATGCCAACAATTTTCAGAACCAGTGGAAATTGAGGAAAACATTATGAGAATAACATCTGATATCGTGTCTTGCGGGCCTGCCTTTTTTGCTTTTTTAGCGGAAAACTATATTCAAGATGCTACCAATCAAACAGAAATCACAACAGAACAAGCAACAAAGCTAATGGAAAAAATGTTTATTGGATTTGGAAAGTTGTTATCAGAAAATCATTTCACCTTAACAGAATTAATAGAAAAAGTTTGTGTGAAAGGTGGGATAACCGGAGTCGGTATTGCTTCGCTTGAGGAAAATATGAATGGATTATTTAAAGAGTTAATTAACCAGACACATCATAAATTCAAAGAAGATAAAGAAATGATCACAAATAAATTAAATAATGGATAA
- the ligD gene encoding DNA ligase D, whose product MWKPMLPTLVHEAPYGNEWIYQVKYDGFRCGLQWTDEEVKLWSRNGHDLSTSFPEIILWCQQHTSSFQAYLPLFLDGELIISITDYRTNFEQIQSRSRMKTNIQKYSQKRPATFVAFDLLESKAQNLRQKSFSKRDQLLSSMLDGMTGRIRKAPTFKKLEVILKVVDFHQAEGMVAKQKKATYAEGKRSKSWLKVKNFRTIPGIVTNWNTENNYFTLKYYQNETLFILGKCKNGLEQQEKETLATFFKRYGQKVNGTTWKVDPSICMDINCLSAKDQELREPVFHQFRFDIEPTDCNQHTIDQGLAQFPSTVSLSRLEKELFPAVSKLDYLYYLRWIAPLMLPSLKDRRLTLIRYPDGVHEHSFYQKHLPDYAPSFIQTIPDDDKEMDILCQDLQSLIWFGNHGGLEFHVPFNKINKTDPEEIVFDLDPPSLDQFYVAVRAARLIKEMMEHQGFTPFVKTSGRTGLQIHIPIHDMTYNETRTLMEATAKVLVESDPEHFTIERLKKNRGNRLYIDYVQHAPGKTIIAPYSTRATDEATVATPLFWNEVNETLDPKKFTIHTVPTRVKEKGCPFNLII is encoded by the coding sequence ATGTGGAAACCAATGTTGCCCACACTTGTACACGAAGCGCCATATGGGAATGAGTGGATATATCAAGTGAAATATGATGGATTTCGCTGTGGTTTACAATGGACCGATGAGGAAGTCAAATTATGGAGTCGTAACGGTCATGACCTGAGCACATCGTTTCCTGAAATCATTTTATGGTGTCAACAACACACCTCATCATTCCAAGCCTATTTACCGCTATTTCTTGATGGTGAACTGATCATTTCGATCACAGACTATCGAACAAACTTTGAACAAATTCAATCACGTTCCAGAATGAAAACAAATATACAGAAATACAGTCAAAAGCGTCCTGCTACTTTTGTTGCCTTTGATCTATTAGAATCAAAAGCTCAAAACTTACGCCAAAAAAGCTTTTCTAAACGTGATCAACTATTGTCCTCCATGTTGGATGGTATGACGGGGAGAATTCGAAAAGCGCCTACTTTCAAGAAACTGGAAGTCATCCTCAAAGTGGTCGACTTCCACCAGGCAGAAGGAATGGTTGCCAAACAAAAAAAAGCTACTTATGCAGAAGGAAAGCGCAGTAAATCATGGCTAAAAGTCAAAAATTTCCGAACCATTCCAGGAATCGTTACAAATTGGAATACGGAAAATAATTATTTTACATTAAAATATTATCAGAACGAAACGCTTTTTATTCTTGGCAAATGTAAGAATGGATTAGAGCAACAAGAAAAAGAAACCTTGGCCACTTTTTTTAAACGCTATGGTCAGAAGGTAAATGGAACAACCTGGAAGGTAGACCCTTCGATTTGCATGGATATAAATTGTCTGAGTGCTAAAGATCAAGAACTTCGCGAACCAGTATTTCACCAATTTCGATTTGATATCGAACCGACAGATTGCAATCAACATACGATTGATCAGGGTTTGGCACAATTTCCATCAACGGTTAGTTTATCCCGGTTAGAAAAAGAATTATTTCCTGCTGTATCGAAACTGGATTACTTGTATTATCTGAGATGGATCGCACCTTTAATGCTACCAAGCTTAAAGGATCGTAGACTGACATTAATTCGCTATCCGGACGGCGTTCATGAACATTCTTTTTATCAAAAACATCTACCGGATTATGCGCCTTCCTTCATTCAAACAATCCCAGATGACGATAAAGAAATGGATATACTCTGCCAAGATCTTCAAAGTTTAATCTGGTTTGGTAATCATGGAGGATTGGAGTTTCATGTTCCTTTTAATAAAATAAATAAGACAGATCCCGAAGAAATAGTCTTTGATCTTGATCCACCGTCATTAGATCAGTTTTATGTTGCTGTACGTGCTGCTCGCTTGATTAAAGAAATGATGGAGCATCAGGGCTTCACCCCTTTTGTTAAAACATCAGGAAGAACTGGCTTGCAAATTCATATCCCGATTCACGATATGACCTATAATGAGACAAGAACATTGATGGAAGCTACTGCGAAAGTATTAGTAGAATCTGATCCTGAACATTTTACGATAGAGCGGCTAAAGAAAAATCGTGGCAATAGGCTTTATATCGATTATGTACAACACGCACCTGGAAAGACAATCATTGCTCCTTATTCCACAAGAGCCACGGATGAAGCAACTGTCGCTACGCCATTATTTTGGAATGAAGTAAATGAAACATTAGATCCGAAAAAGTTTACGATTCATACTGTACCAACAAGGGTTAAAGAAAAAGGTTGTCCGTTTAACTTGATCATTTGA
- a CDS encoding DNA internalization-related competence protein ComEC/Rec2 yields the protein MYQRLHWFVLLYVISFVMKDMSAKWFVVILGFITCYLIYLHRFPKLLISSLIIFGLFSYYYIPSLTPNDTIENSSTNIQGNIQSSVEQNNQFFRFAFQTSNQELIQVYYFIEPKDYPEKFSSFLTGASCTLNGAFQNIPTARNPGQFDYKNYLASQGIMKQFVIESINQSKCEGKSSWQKIYDVRQHILDHIENNVNSFTYAWFAALLFGDRDHLEDDVVTLFQNWNLTHLLAISGLHVGLILAIVYFLLLFVSRITIEKAQVLIVCLLFFYPAMAGGAPSVWRASLLAIVIIILSKVPIRLATTDMLSIVFIIMVILDKFVIYSIAFQFSFIVTFGIVLSRKLLNNDVGYIWVVLRISLISMLIILPIQLYYFYQFQPLSIFLNVIVIPYFTLVVLPLLLMILLASFMPPVLAMLDYIFEHLHTAAITALTAIDHFIQTPWLTGEFPIYFFLPFYIILWLFLYYFEKKQLRKALQFGSLIVMLLIFICIRPYLDPHGYITMLDIGQGDAIIVELPYRKGVFMFDAGGGMTADFSETSSETFEQVIDPFMKAKGINKIDAVLLSHADHDHVGSLPYILANYQIDYLITSPYFDTSLIEQYKNVDTEVQYLNVKAGDTFNLNQQTFEVYYPMRNQSDKNENSLVISSSFGKDTWLFTGDLGEEGEIEIVNTYPALKADVLKVAHHGSDTSSSATFLEAVEADLALISVGEYNRYGHPHTEVLDNLERYKINVLRTDQSGAIIYKFSDERGTVFPYLP from the coding sequence TTGTATCAGCGATTACATTGGTTTGTGTTATTATATGTTATCAGTTTTGTGATGAAAGATATGAGTGCTAAATGGTTTGTAGTAATTTTAGGTTTTATTACTTGTTATTTGATTTACTTGCATCGATTTCCTAAACTGCTTATTTCCTCTCTCATCATTTTTGGGCTTTTTTCTTATTATTATATACCTTCCTTAACTCCTAATGACACCATAGAAAACTCAAGTACCAATATCCAAGGAAATATTCAATCCTCAGTAGAACAAAACAACCAATTTTTCCGCTTTGCTTTCCAAACTTCTAATCAAGAGCTTATCCAAGTGTATTACTTTATCGAGCCTAAAGATTATCCAGAAAAGTTCTCTTCATTTCTCACCGGTGCTTCGTGTACATTGAATGGTGCCTTTCAAAATATCCCCACTGCACGTAACCCTGGACAATTTGATTATAAGAATTACTTGGCTTCACAAGGCATTATGAAGCAATTTGTGATTGAATCAATCAATCAAAGCAAATGTGAAGGAAAATCGTCTTGGCAAAAGATCTATGATGTACGTCAACATATATTAGATCATATCGAAAATAATGTGAATTCTTTTACATATGCCTGGTTTGCTGCATTACTGTTTGGGGATCGGGACCATTTAGAAGATGATGTCGTAACATTATTCCAAAATTGGAATCTTACCCATTTACTAGCTATTTCAGGTTTACATGTAGGATTAATTCTCGCAATTGTCTACTTTTTATTGTTGTTTGTAAGTCGTATAACCATCGAAAAAGCACAAGTATTAATAGTATGTTTATTATTTTTCTATCCAGCAATGGCAGGAGGAGCACCTTCGGTTTGGCGAGCCAGTTTGTTAGCGATCGTTATAATTATACTTTCCAAGGTACCTATTCGACTGGCTACAACGGATATGTTAAGTATAGTTTTTATCATTATGGTGATATTGGATAAATTTGTGATTTATTCGATTGCCTTCCAATTTAGTTTCATTGTTACGTTTGGGATTGTGTTATCAAGAAAATTATTGAACAATGATGTAGGATACATATGGGTTGTACTTAGAATTTCACTCATAAGTATGCTTATAATCTTACCAATTCAGCTTTATTATTTTTACCAATTTCAACCATTATCTATATTCTTGAATGTGATTGTGATTCCTTATTTCACATTAGTTGTGTTGCCGCTTTTATTAATGATACTACTCGCTTCCTTTATGCCTCCAGTTTTAGCGATGTTAGATTACATTTTTGAACACCTCCATACAGCGGCAATCACGGCTTTGACAGCAATTGATCATTTTATACAAACTCCGTGGCTGACTGGTGAATTTCCGATTTATTTTTTTCTGCCTTTTTATATTATATTATGGTTATTTCTTTATTATTTTGAAAAGAAACAATTGCGAAAAGCGCTTCAATTTGGTTCGTTAATAGTTATGTTACTTATATTTATTTGTATCAGACCATATTTAGATCCTCATGGGTATATAACGATGCTGGATATCGGTCAAGGGGATGCAATTATTGTCGAATTACCATACAGAAAGGGGGTTTTTATGTTTGATGCAGGTGGGGGAATGACAGCAGACTTTTCCGAGACTTCGTCTGAAACTTTTGAACAGGTAATCGATCCATTTATGAAAGCTAAGGGTATTAATAAAATTGATGCTGTCTTATTGTCACATGCTGATCATGATCACGTAGGTAGTCTACCATATATTTTAGCCAATTATCAGATCGATTATTTGATCACGAGTCCTTATTTCGATACCTCGTTAATCGAACAATATAAGAACGTAGATACGGAAGTTCAATACTTAAATGTGAAGGCAGGCGATACGTTCAATTTAAATCAGCAAACGTTTGAAGTTTATTATCCGATGCGGAATCAATCTGATAAAAATGAAAACTCACTTGTTATTAGTAGTTCATTTGGTAAGGATACATGGTTATTCACAGGTGATTTAGGAGAAGAAGGAGAAATAGAAATAGTTAATACGTATCCAGCATTAAAAGCAGATGTGTTGAAAGTTGCCCATCATGGCAGTGATACTTCAAGTTC
- a CDS encoding H-type small acid-soluble spore protein, with the protein MDAQRAQEILDSPDMRNVTYNGNNVYIEHVDQGTGHCTVHPIENPEQKYMVTVEQLQENQ; encoded by the coding sequence ATGGATGCACAGCGCGCACAAGAAATTTTGGATTCGCCAGATATGCGTAATGTAACGTACAATGGTAATAACGTATATATTGAACATGTCGATCAAGGTACAGGTCATTGCACAGTCCACCCAATTGAAAATCCTGAACAAAAATATATGGTGACAGTGGAACAATTACAAGAGAATCAATAA
- a CDS encoding helix-hairpin-helix domain-containing protein: MSWIIKNWYLVLVVAAILLWLLIDPSREEPNEVADQIMEENNSEMLEEEELVPTEYKIDIKGEIKNPGVYQVTENDRVEDVIHLAGGFSSNADNQMINLAERVYDEMVIYVPAKGENAEEKQQVIDTGNDDQQVKVNIASIEEMQTIPGIGEVKANAIIEYRETYGRFEKLEDLTKVSGIGDKTVEKLEEYVRIP; this comes from the coding sequence ATGTCTTGGATAATAAAAAATTGGTATTTAGTTTTAGTGGTTGCAGCAATCTTACTCTGGTTATTAATCGATCCGTCCAGAGAAGAACCAAACGAAGTAGCTGATCAGATAATGGAGGAAAATAATTCTGAGATGTTGGAGGAAGAAGAACTAGTTCCAACAGAATATAAGATCGATATTAAAGGTGAAATAAAAAATCCTGGAGTATATCAAGTTACAGAAAATGACCGGGTCGAAGATGTGATTCATTTAGCTGGAGGTTTCTCTAGCAATGCTGATAATCAAATGATTAATCTTGCGGAACGAGTGTATGATGAAATGGTAATATATGTACCAGCGAAAGGTGAAAATGCTGAAGAAAAACAACAAGTTATAGATACAGGGAACGACGATCAACAGGTAAAAGTGAATATCGCTTCGATTGAAGAAATGCAAACCATACCAGGAATAGGTGAGGTAAAGGCTAATGCTATCATAGAATACAGGGAAACCTATGGGCGATTCGAAAAATTGGAGGACTTAACTAAAGTGTCAGGAATTGGTGATAAGACAGTAGAGAAACTGGAGGAATATGTCCGAATTCCATAA
- the ku gene encoding non-homologous end joining protein Ku → MHTMWKGSISFGLVNIPVKLHSATENKDIKLRNLHKECQSPVKYEKVCPVCEKEVGQDDIVKGFEYTKNKFVILEDEDLEAIKEEKEDKAVDIVDFVKLEEIDPIYFDRSYYLSPNDGGAKAYGLLRKALEDTGKIGLAKITIRSKEHLAVVRIYQNTLVMETIYYPDEVRDFQEVPNVPEESNIVEKELETAKLLIEQLSTAFEPEKYHDEYRTALLELIEQKKNGEEVSTAKEPAKKDNVTDLMEALEKSLNKTQKGKKKTTSKRKKTTKKTASQKAKAN, encoded by the coding sequence ATGCATACGATGTGGAAAGGGAGCATAAGTTTCGGTTTGGTTAATATTCCAGTCAAACTTCATTCAGCAACGGAAAATAAAGATATTAAACTCAGAAATTTGCATAAAGAATGTCAATCCCCAGTGAAGTATGAGAAAGTGTGCCCTGTCTGTGAAAAGGAAGTAGGACAAGACGATATTGTGAAAGGATTTGAATATACGAAGAATAAATTTGTTATTCTCGAGGATGAAGATTTAGAAGCAATTAAAGAAGAAAAAGAAGATAAAGCGGTCGATATTGTTGATTTTGTTAAATTAGAAGAAATTGATCCGATTTATTTTGACCGCAGTTATTATTTATCGCCAAATGATGGAGGGGCAAAAGCATATGGCTTATTACGTAAAGCGCTGGAGGATACGGGAAAAATAGGGTTGGCAAAAATTACAATCCGTTCAAAGGAACATTTAGCAGTAGTACGGATTTATCAAAATACATTAGTGATGGAGACGATCTACTATCCTGATGAAGTCAGAGACTTTCAAGAAGTGCCAAATGTACCAGAGGAATCAAATATTGTTGAAAAAGAACTGGAAACGGCAAAATTGTTAATTGAACAATTGTCGACAGCATTTGAACCGGAAAAGTATCATGATGAGTATCGTACGGCGTTATTGGAGCTTATTGAACAGAAGAAAAATGGGGAAGAGGTCTCCACAGCAAAAGAGCCTGCGAAAAAAGACAATGTTACAGACCTGATGGAAGCTCTCGAAAAATCATTAAACAAAACGCAAAAAGGGAAAAAGAAAACGACATCGAAACGGAAGAAAACAACAAAGAAAACAGCCTCCCAAAAAGCAAAGGCAAACTAG
- a CDS encoding metallophosphoesterase, with amino-acid sequence MRRGRLYFVLFLFLVVSGIMAKIYYDTNIFKVEELEITTSKLETDQSFTVLQLTDLHNKQFGDNNEKLLHEIEQLDVDIIVITGDLIDRRTDDLQFVLEFADKLTTINSNIYFVSGNHEWENPLRESFIQGLSKRGIQLIDNQNRIIEIREISFQLAGVADPSTNHDNLELAIKGLNQDDVTVLLSHAPDLSHTEYSEPVNFVLSGHTHGGQIRFPLIGAIVAPDQGFFPKYDQGLFDLNERQQLYIDSGLGTSVIDLRMFNQSQMTLITVKGVGK; translated from the coding sequence ATGAGGCGTGGTCGCTTGTATTTTGTGCTATTTTTGTTTTTGGTTGTATCAGGGATAATGGCGAAAATATATTATGATACAAATATTTTTAAGGTTGAGGAGTTGGAGATAACTACTTCAAAGTTGGAAACGGATCAATCTTTTACTGTATTGCAATTAACGGATTTACATAATAAACAGTTTGGTGATAATAATGAGAAGTTATTGCATGAAATAGAACAGTTAGATGTCGATATTATCGTTATTACAGGTGATTTAATCGACCGGCGAACAGATGATTTACAATTTGTTTTGGAGTTTGCAGACAAATTAACAACGATTAATTCCAATATCTATTTTGTATCAGGTAACCATGAATGGGAAAACCCACTGAGAGAGTCATTTATTCAGGGACTTTCTAAAAGAGGCATTCAACTGATCGATAATCAAAACCGCATCATAGAAATCAGAGAGATATCATTTCAATTGGCAGGAGTTGCTGATCCATCAACTAATCATGACAACCTGGAACTTGCAATAAAGGGGCTGAACCAGGATGATGTGACGGTACTGTTATCACACGCACCTGATTTATCCCATACAGAGTATTCAGAGCCGGTGAATTTTGTATTAAGTGGTCATACTCATGGAGGGCAAATACGCTTTCCATTAATCGGTGCTATTGTCGCACCTGATCAAGGGTTTTTTCCGAAATATGATCAGGGTTTATTTGACTTGAATGAACGTCAACAATTATACATAGATAGTGGCCTTGGTACGAGTGTGATCGATTTAAGAATGTTTAATCAAAGTCAGATGACGCTAATTACAGTAAAGGGTGTAGGTAAATGA